The following DNA comes from Octopus bimaculoides isolate UCB-OBI-ISO-001 chromosome 8, ASM119413v2, whole genome shotgun sequence.
aggctgaccaatgcacTTATGACTAGATGCGGTCaacagaaactgtatgaagcTGTATTaaggcggaaagctggcagaaacatttgcaccccggacgaaatgcttaacggtatttcatctgctctgagttcaaattccgccggggtcgactttgcctttcatcctttcggggtcgataaattaagtaccagttacgcactgggatcgatgtaatcgacttaatccctttgtctgtccttgtttgtcccctctatgtttagccccttgtgggcagtaaaaaaataagaaactgtatgaagcccatcgtatggatatatacgacaggcttcatcCATCTACctttctacctatctacctatctgtctgtctgtctgtcgcatTGCAACAACATAATTATCAAATATGCCTTAGGGGGATTCTATCcaaattttttataattaattaaataaataagatgcATAAATAACCCAATCCAAAACTGTATTAGTTTCCACGTTCTTATTTCCAGTATATGGAATCATCTTCAAGTTACTTTTCACGTGGTTCCGGTCACCAAAGCCACTTGGACCATCAACAAACTAAATGAACTGGATTTCAGTAATGGTCCCGACAGTTCCCCAATTATTAGCGTTGAAGAAGGACAATTCATGGAAATCAACTTCCGAGGAAATTTAAGGAACTCAAGCCCTGAAAGTTATAGCTTCATATACAATTCCAACTTGAAGTCTTCGGTGGACTTCACAATTCTTGAAGTAGACAGATATCTTCAGAGGaatttcccagttttcagaggaTTTCTAAGACTTTTCCGACGTAATCTGCTTCTTCCAGAAGTGAGGAAAAAAGTAAAGCCCGATGAAGAAAATCAAGAATTACCTGAGATTGAACCAGAAACTTCTTTGGAACTTCTCACCGAAATTCTGATGACTATTCCAAAAGTAATGAAAATAGacgaatttatgtgtgtatgttaatatatacatatgcttgctagtgtgcatgtatatgctgtATGTGcatgctgtatgtgtgtgagtgtgtgtgtgtgtgtgtgtgtgtgtgtgtgtgtgtgtgtgtgtgtgtgtgtgtgtgNNNNNNNNNNNNNNNNNNNNNNNNNNNNNNNNNNNNNNNNNNNNNNNNNNNNNNNNNNNNNNNNNNNNNNNNNNNNNNNNNNNNNNNNNNNNNNNNNNNNNNNNNNNNNNNNNNNNNNNNNNNNNNNNNNNNNNNNNNNNNNNNNNNNNNNNNNNNNNNNNNNNNNNNNNNNNNNNNNNNNNNNNNNNNNNNNNNNNNNNNNNNNNNNNNNNNNNNNNNNNNNNNNNNNNNNNNNNNNNNNNNNNNNNNNNNNNNNNNNNNNNNNNNNNNNNNNNNNNNNNNNNNNNNNNNNNNNNNNNNNNNNNNNNNNNNNNNNNNNNNNNNNNNNNNNNNNNNNNNNNNNNNNNNNNNNNNNNNNNNNNNNNNNNNNNNNNNNNNNNNNNNNNNNNNNNNNNNNNNNNNNNNNNNNNNNNNNNNNNNNNNNNNNNNNNNNNNNNNNNNNNNNNNNNNNNNNNNNNNNNNNNNNNNNNNNNNNNNNNNNNNNNNNNNNNNNNNNNNNNNNNNNNNNNNNNNNNNNNNNNNNNNNNNNNNNNNNNNNNNNNNNNNNNNNNNNNNNNNNNNNNNNNNNNNNNNNNNNNNNNNNNNNNNNNNNNNNNNNNNNNNNNNNNNNNNNNNNNNNNNNNNNNNNNNNNNNNNNNNNNNNNNNNNNNNNNNNNNNNNNNNNNNNNNNNNNNNNNNNNNNNNNNNNNNNNNNNNNNNNNNNNNNNNNNNNNNNNNNNNNNNNNNNNNNNNNNNNNNNNNNNNNNNNNNNNNNNNNNNNNNNNNNNNNNatattttgacaaattaaatttaaatgttgaagggaatctaacggtttttgtgtgttattttaaatggcttataaacaccttccacgctgcaattgttttcgttcccgcacacgatctcagatcaggtcacttgctatgcaagtacatctccgttaGGGTTTTTATTACAGCGAAAACGAGTAGTGTGCATATTCCTTTACCTCCTCCTTGTTCCTTTCCTCTCGTTCCAATGACTGTAAACGTCCTCCATAACGACTGGGCAGTGAATCTCCGGTCTCTGAGTTGTGTCCCTTGTACTAGATACATTGCTCGTTCATCAATTTACCCACTTcctatttccaccaccaccacctcaccaccacctAACACTGCTACTACCTCATCAAACTTTAGTAACGCTATAAATGTAAttaggagttatttcccttgaaacaAGGCGCATTACTCTATTggcttcattcttttttcttcatttcagtaGAATGCAGCTGTCGTTTGattagctagaaatagcatcaaAACTCCCTCGGATTACACTCTACAGCCTAATAAAATGATACATTCATTAGATAAAGTTGTCCAGAATACACAATTCCAGAAATATCTACTCTAACAGCATACCCACGTTTAAGTAGAGATAgatattacctctcggtattagTTCTCTCTCCGTCGctaatatacacatttttaaCAACCTCACTAGTTAATAGCGATATCAGCGCCTCTTCTggaactgttttatatatatatatatatatatatatataNNNNNNNNNNNNNNNNNNNNNNNNNNNNNNNNNNNNNNNNNNNNNNNNNNNNNNNNNNNNNNNNNNNNNNNNNNNNNNNNNNNNNNNNNNNNNNNNNNNNNNNNNNNNNNNNNNNNNNNNNNNNNNNNNNNNNNNNNNNNNNNNNNNNNNNNNNNNNNNNNNNNNNNNNNNNNNNNNNNNNNNNNNNNNNNNNNNNNNNNNNNNNNNNNNNNNNNNNNNNNNNNNNNNatatatatatatatatatacagggtgtctacaaagcctgggtacatggagtacataaaaccataacataaacaattaaatataaaaaataataatttcttaaagtatgtgttaatccccatgtacccaaactttgtggacaccctgtgtatCGCTGGCGGAAAGATAAATCGCTGCTATCTCTTGCGGTGGAGCGTCCAACATTGATGAGATTATAGAAGATCGAAATCACGTGAACTAGTGGTCTCGGCGTTGGAGATAGCGAGAATTTACCTCCCCGTTAATGACATGAACAAGAGTGCATCTTGCACCAAAAGCcagtatgagagtttctctcgtgcTATCTACTGCAGTGTAGTTTGTACTAACAGAACATTCACGTTTAGGTGGAGATAAGTACTACCTCACGGTATTAATACTACCTCTCTCGCTAAtacacatatctgtctgtctgtctgtctagtgtatgtgtgttgttaaacACTTTTTAGTCGTAATGGTTTGTCCCTTTAAAGACGAAGTATTTTGAAAACACAGCATAATCCAGAGTCTGGCAAAATAAATCGCCTCGGAGGTGAAGGAAAACGAGAGACATCGGTATTTCGCCTCGTCGGTTGCAGATCATTGATGAATCCAAATCGCTTACACGAAGTATACACACTTTTCACGTTGTATATACTTCGGACCAACGATTTGAATTCGTGTTGAGGTCGAATCGAGTATAAGGCACGAGTGAGctgaaatagcagtgaaatgtcGATACCTGTCGTTTTCGTTCACCTCTGGAACGACTCGTTTCGCCTACTTTCAATTAAACTGTGTTCTTCAATGCACTCCGTCCTTAAAGAGTTTCTccatggacgaaataccgcaagcaAAAAGCTTTTAACAATGCAGATACAGTGAGTATGTG
Coding sequences within:
- the LOC106883492 gene encoding uncharacterized protein LOC106883492, giving the protein MVLRTRVTVDEEQAAKMAMKLERHLGERLVQVIVKQSIWNHLQVTFHVVPVTKATWTINKLNELDFSNGPDSSPIISVEEGQFMEINFRGNLRNSSPESYSFIYNSNLKSSVDFTILEVDRYLQRNFPVFRGFLRLFRRNLLLPEVRKKVKPDEENQELPEIEPETSLELLTEILMTIPKVMKIDEFMCVC